GGCATCAATGGTTATAGTTTCTACCTTGCCGGAGAGCTCTTCGATGATGCCTGCCGGATAATCCACTTTGCCGGAAAGAATTGGCGTGGAAGGGATTTCATAATCGTTTACAACAACTTTACCCTCAGGTTTTACATAGTTCAGCCATCTTAAGGCTTCCATCTTTTCAAAAGATACTAAAATATCAGCCCCCCCGAGTTCGATAACCGGAGATTCTACCTTATCTCCATACCTAACCTGAGAGGATACGGAGCCGCCCCTTTGAGACATGCCGTGGATTTCGCTCATTTTTACGTCAAAACCCGCTTCCATGAGACCCATAGTCAAGAGTTTACTGGCCAGTATCGTCCCCTGTCCCCCTACGCCTACCAAAAGAATGCTCTTTGCCATTTAACCCTCCACCTTCCTAATCGCCTTAACTGGACATACCTGAAGACAAACTTCACAACCCACACAAGAATCAGCTGCTATAACCGACTTCTTAAGCTGCTTATCGAATGAAATTGCTGGGCATCCTGTCCGGATGCAGGCTCGACAGCCATTGCATTTTTCCGTGTCTACCGCACACCGTGTCGTGAACGCCGCCGTGAATTCCTCTTTATCCTTCTTTGCGAACTTCTTCAGTGCGCATGGCCATCTTGTGATAATGACGCAAGGCTCCTCTAGACTCGTACCCCATTCTAGGGCACGCTTGACAGCCGTAAGGTCATTCGGATTAATGGTTATTAC
This Desulfosporosinus orientis DSM 765 DNA region includes the following protein-coding sequences:
- a CDS encoding indolepyruvate oxidoreductase subunit beta; this translates as MAKSILLVGVGGQGTILASKLLTMGLMEAGFDVKMSEIHGMSQRGGSVSSQVRYGDKVESPVIELGGADILVSFEKMEALRWLNYVKPEGKVVVNDYEIPSTPILSGKVDYPAGIIEELSGKVETITIDAGKRATELGNPKVMNVILLGTIIKSMGLEAINWEKIVRDNIKPQFVDLNLRALQAGMYLV